The Diospyros lotus cultivar Yz01 chromosome 15, ASM1463336v1, whole genome shotgun sequence genome has a window encoding:
- the LOC127792092 gene encoding DEK domain-containing chromatin-associated protein 4-like isoform X1, whose amino-acid sequence MGEEETVTGVVESAASGTATLEEKGEDAPLEEKQEKDGVKEMEEDGKDDEVVGAQKMDVDSEVPEGNGNKEVKEEEKKEENGSMKEEEENKGGMSSELVEEEADAKEKEENKEMIGKKVAELEKEEERAKESELEQGSKKKRGRGKTQQVKAKVDRKEVEEEEQKTPVTAVERPVREKKSVERLVASISKGSVKEFHIEKGHGIALKDIPNVAYKISKRKVDDTFKLLHTILFGRRGKAGEVKTNISLFSGFVWNENEEKQKFKVKEKFDKCVKEKLLELCDMLDIPIPKPTTTRKEDIVAKLMDFLVAPHATTTELLAEKEQSSKAKKRKRVVKGNASTSVSTPSKHSAKSRIKIKNASIEREGNRSPEPEGKTSDEEGKEENVTGVPEKSKNEVPEHSHSEESKDKSEEETGVDKSSSKKVLAKKESSAKAKTKKAATPKKASLSAKKTPVKSSSDHLKVDDSSDKKPKTFSRKKNNVVKEKPSTPKKPASLEKTGKKVMRGKSKPKDDKLRPSDDELRNAICEILKEVDFNTATFTDILKHLAGRFNMDLTPRKSSIKLMIEDELTKLADEADDEEDETDAEKDEKQPSGHSVEA is encoded by the exons ATGGGTGAAGAAGAGACAGTGACTGGAGTTGTTGAGTCTGCGGCGAGTGGGACTGCCACGCTTGAGGAGAAGGGTGAAGACGCTCCTCTGgaggaaaagcaagaaaaggatggcgtaaaagaaatggaagaagatggCAAAGATGACGAGGTAGTGGGGGCACAGAAAATGGATGTGGACTCGGAAGTCCCAGAAGGAAATGGAAACAAAGAAgtcaaagaagaagagaaaaaagaagaaaatggaagtatgaaagaggaggaagaaaacaaGGGAGGAATGAGCAGTGAGTTGGTGGAAGAGGAAGCagatgcaaaagaaaaagaggagaaCAAGGAAATGATTGGCAAAAAGGTGGCTGAAttagaaaaggaagaagagagggcAAAAGAGAGTGAACTTGAACAAGGGTCAAAGAAGAAGCGTGGAAGAGGGAAGACCCAGCAGGTCAAAGCCAAGGTTGACAGAAAGGAAGTGGAAGAGGAGGAGCAGAAAACCCCTGTGACTGCAGTTGAACGGCCTGTACGGGAAAAGAAATCTGTAGAAAGGCTGGTTGCATCGATTTCAAAAGGATCTGTTAAGGAATTCCATATTGAAAAG GGTCATGGAATTGCTTTGAAAGACATACCTAATG TGGcatataaaatatctaaaaggAAGGTTGATGACACTTTCAAATTGCTCCATACAATTCTATTCGGAAGGAGGGGAAAg GCAGGTGAGGTCAAAACTAATATTTCCCTGTTTTCTGGATTTGTGTGGAATGAGAATGAG gaaaagcaaaagtttaaAGTGAAAGAAAAGTTTGACAAGTGTGTCAAAGAGAAGTTGTTGGAGCTCTGTGACATGCTTGACATACCAATTCCAAAGCCGACTACTACAAGGAAG GAAGATATTGTTGCAAAGTTAATGGACTTTTTGGTTGCCCCCCATGCTACAACTACTGAGCTTCTTGCTGAAAAAGAGCAG TCAAGTAAAGCAAAAAAGCGCAAAAGGGTAGTCAAGGGAAATGCATCGACGTCTGTCAGCACACCATCAAAACACTCAGCTAAG AGCCGTATAAAGATAAAGAATGCATccatagagagagagggaaatagATCACCTGAACCAGAGGGCAAGACAAGTGATGAAGAGGGAAAGGAGGAAAATGTGACTGGTGTTcctgaaaaatccaaaaatgaGGTACCAGAGCATTCTCACAGTGAAGAGAGCAAAGACAAATCTGAAGAAGAGACAGGTGTAGATAAAAGTAGTTCCAAAAAAGTATTGGCAAAGAAAGAATCCTCTGCTAAGGCAAAAACAAAGAAGGCTGCAACTCCAAAGAAGGCTAGTCTGTCCGCTAAGAAAACACCTGTGAAATCATCATCAGATCACTTGAAGGTTGATGATAGCAGTGATAAAAAGCCAAAGACGTTCTCCAGAAAGAAGAACAATGTAGTAAAGGAAAAGCCATCGACTCCAAAGAAACCTGCTTCATTGGAGAAAACTG GGAAAAAGGTTATGAGAGGGAAAAGCAAACCCAAAGATGATAAATTGAGGCCAAGTGATGATGAACTTAGGAATGCCATATGTGAAATTCTCAAAGAAGTTGACTTCAACACA GCAACATTCACCGACATTCTGAAACATCTTG CTGGGAGATTTAATATGGATTTGACACCCAGAAAATCTTCAATAAAGCTCATGATTGAGGATGAACTTACTAAGCTTGCTGATGAGGCTGATGATGAAGAGGATGAAACTGATGCTGAGAAAGATGAGAAACAACCTTCTGGTCACAGTGTGGAGGCTTGA
- the LOC127792092 gene encoding DEK domain-containing chromatin-associated protein 4-like isoform X2 has product MGEEETVTGVVESAASGTATLEEKGEDAPLEEKQEKDGVKEMEEDGKDDEVVGAQKMDVDSEVPEGNGNKEVKEEEKKEENGSMKEEEENKGGMSSELVEEEADAKEKEENKEMIGKKVAELEKEEERAKESELEQGSKKKRGRGKTQQVKAKVDRKEVEEEEQKTPVTAVERPVREKKSVERLVASISKGSVKEFHIEKGHGIALKDIPNVAYKISKRKVDDTFKLLHTILFGRRGKAGEVKTNISLFSGFVWNENEEKQKFKVKEKFDKCVKEKLLELCDMLDIPIPKPTTTRKEDIVAKLMDFLVAPHATTTELLAEKEQSSKAKKRKRVVKGNASTSVSTPSKHSAKSRIKIKNASIEREGNRSPEPEGKTSDEEGKEENVTGVPEKSKNEVPEHSHSEESKDKSEEETGVDKSSSKKVLAKKESSAKAKTKKAATPKKASLSAKKTPVKSSSDHLKVDDSSDKKPKTFSRKKNNVVKEKPSTPKKPASLEKTGKKVMRGKSKPKDDKLRPSDDELRNAICEILKEVDFNTATFTDILKHLGMPPLLFA; this is encoded by the exons ATGGGTGAAGAAGAGACAGTGACTGGAGTTGTTGAGTCTGCGGCGAGTGGGACTGCCACGCTTGAGGAGAAGGGTGAAGACGCTCCTCTGgaggaaaagcaagaaaaggatggcgtaaaagaaatggaagaagatggCAAAGATGACGAGGTAGTGGGGGCACAGAAAATGGATGTGGACTCGGAAGTCCCAGAAGGAAATGGAAACAAAGAAgtcaaagaagaagagaaaaaagaagaaaatggaagtatgaaagaggaggaagaaaacaaGGGAGGAATGAGCAGTGAGTTGGTGGAAGAGGAAGCagatgcaaaagaaaaagaggagaaCAAGGAAATGATTGGCAAAAAGGTGGCTGAAttagaaaaggaagaagagagggcAAAAGAGAGTGAACTTGAACAAGGGTCAAAGAAGAAGCGTGGAAGAGGGAAGACCCAGCAGGTCAAAGCCAAGGTTGACAGAAAGGAAGTGGAAGAGGAGGAGCAGAAAACCCCTGTGACTGCAGTTGAACGGCCTGTACGGGAAAAGAAATCTGTAGAAAGGCTGGTTGCATCGATTTCAAAAGGATCTGTTAAGGAATTCCATATTGAAAAG GGTCATGGAATTGCTTTGAAAGACATACCTAATG TGGcatataaaatatctaaaaggAAGGTTGATGACACTTTCAAATTGCTCCATACAATTCTATTCGGAAGGAGGGGAAAg GCAGGTGAGGTCAAAACTAATATTTCCCTGTTTTCTGGATTTGTGTGGAATGAGAATGAG gaaaagcaaaagtttaaAGTGAAAGAAAAGTTTGACAAGTGTGTCAAAGAGAAGTTGTTGGAGCTCTGTGACATGCTTGACATACCAATTCCAAAGCCGACTACTACAAGGAAG GAAGATATTGTTGCAAAGTTAATGGACTTTTTGGTTGCCCCCCATGCTACAACTACTGAGCTTCTTGCTGAAAAAGAGCAG TCAAGTAAAGCAAAAAAGCGCAAAAGGGTAGTCAAGGGAAATGCATCGACGTCTGTCAGCACACCATCAAAACACTCAGCTAAG AGCCGTATAAAGATAAAGAATGCATccatagagagagagggaaatagATCACCTGAACCAGAGGGCAAGACAAGTGATGAAGAGGGAAAGGAGGAAAATGTGACTGGTGTTcctgaaaaatccaaaaatgaGGTACCAGAGCATTCTCACAGTGAAGAGAGCAAAGACAAATCTGAAGAAGAGACAGGTGTAGATAAAAGTAGTTCCAAAAAAGTATTGGCAAAGAAAGAATCCTCTGCTAAGGCAAAAACAAAGAAGGCTGCAACTCCAAAGAAGGCTAGTCTGTCCGCTAAGAAAACACCTGTGAAATCATCATCAGATCACTTGAAGGTTGATGATAGCAGTGATAAAAAGCCAAAGACGTTCTCCAGAAAGAAGAACAATGTAGTAAAGGAAAAGCCATCGACTCCAAAGAAACCTGCTTCATTGGAGAAAACTG GGAAAAAGGTTATGAGAGGGAAAAGCAAACCCAAAGATGATAAATTGAGGCCAAGTGATGATGAACTTAGGAATGCCATATGTGAAATTCTCAAAGAAGTTGACTTCAACACA GCAACATTCACCGACATTCTGAAACATCTTGGTATGCCGCCTCTATTATTTGCATGA